In one Pseudomonas sp. SCA2728.1_7 genomic region, the following are encoded:
- a CDS encoding DNA topoisomerase III: protein MRLFLCEKPSQGRDIATVLGATRRGDGCLIGTETTVTWCIGHLLETAPPEAYGIQYKNWSLDHLPIIPAQWKVEVKHKTAAQFKVIKRLLSEASAVVIATDADREGEMIARELLELCNYRGPVERLWLSALNEVSILKALSSLKSGQETFPLYHSALARSRADWLIGMNLSRLFTLLGRRAGYDGVLSVGRVQTPTLRLVVDRDRAIASFVSVPYWDVEVHLSFMGQSFIASWLPPSSGRDEACRCLQQALARHAGQTITDGKTATVLSLQTEHFREPPPLPFDLSTLQEVCSRKLGLGVQETLNIAQALYETHKATTYPRSDCRYLPASMFDEVPTVFDALLKTDSALQPAFEKLDRSLRSRAWNDAKATAHHGIIPTTEPANLARMSEQERQVYEQIRNHYLAQFLPHHEFDRTQVELECGKERLTAVGKQILVQSWKGLLYDNTEDDEPSQKFQVLPVLQQGTQCAVNDVELKSMRTTAPKPLTEGDLIKAMKNVAKLVNDPRLKQKLRDTTGIGTEATRAGIIKGLIDRGYLLKKKRALMASAAAHTLIEAVPAAIADPGMTAIWEQALDEIEAGRLSLDAFVAKQASWIAQLVEHCRALTLALPVETGPACPICNASMLRRTGKSGAFWSCPHYPDCKGTVPISKDIRRP, encoded by the coding sequence ATGCGCCTCTTCCTCTGCGAAAAACCTTCCCAGGGTCGGGACATCGCCACGGTACTCGGGGCCACTCGGCGTGGTGATGGTTGCCTGATCGGCACAGAGACAACCGTCACCTGGTGTATCGGCCACCTACTGGAGACAGCACCGCCTGAAGCCTATGGCATTCAGTACAAGAACTGGTCGTTGGATCATCTACCGATCATTCCCGCGCAGTGGAAGGTCGAGGTCAAACACAAAACTGCGGCACAGTTCAAAGTCATCAAGCGCCTGCTCAGTGAAGCCTCTGCTGTCGTCATCGCGACCGACGCCGATCGCGAAGGTGAGATGATTGCCCGCGAGTTACTGGAACTTTGCAACTATCGAGGTCCCGTTGAGCGCCTCTGGTTGTCCGCACTCAACGAGGTGTCGATTCTCAAAGCGCTGTCCTCGCTGAAGTCTGGTCAGGAGACCTTCCCGCTCTACCACTCAGCCCTCGCCCGCAGCCGGGCCGACTGGCTGATCGGCATGAACCTCAGTCGTTTGTTTACCCTGCTCGGTCGACGAGCGGGCTACGACGGTGTGCTGTCAGTGGGACGCGTCCAGACACCCACCTTACGTCTGGTGGTCGATCGGGATCGTGCGATTGCCAGCTTCGTCTCGGTGCCCTACTGGGACGTGGAGGTGCACCTGTCCTTCATGGGGCAATCATTCATCGCGTCGTGGTTACCACCCAGTTCAGGACGAGATGAGGCCTGTCGTTGCCTGCAGCAGGCGCTTGCCCGTCATGCTGGCCAAACAATCACTGACGGTAAGACCGCCACAGTACTCTCGTTGCAGACTGAGCATTTCCGAGAACCGCCGCCTCTGCCCTTCGACCTGAGCACACTGCAAGAAGTCTGCTCGCGCAAATTGGGGCTAGGGGTCCAGGAAACCCTGAACATCGCCCAAGCCCTGTATGAAACCCACAAAGCCACCACCTACCCGCGCAGCGATTGCCGCTATTTGCCAGCGAGTATGTTCGACGAGGTACCCACGGTATTCGATGCCCTGCTCAAAACGGATTCCGCACTACAGCCCGCATTTGAAAAACTTGATCGGTCATTACGTTCCCGCGCCTGGAACGATGCCAAGGCCACCGCGCACCACGGCATCATCCCCACCACCGAGCCGGCAAACCTGGCGCGGATGTCCGAGCAAGAACGCCAAGTCTACGAACAGATTCGTAACCACTACCTCGCGCAATTTCTGCCGCACCATGAATTTGATCGAACCCAGGTCGAACTGGAGTGTGGCAAAGAACGATTGACCGCGGTTGGCAAACAGATCCTGGTCCAAAGCTGGAAAGGCTTGCTCTACGACAACACCGAGGACGATGAGCCCAGTCAAAAATTCCAAGTCTTACCCGTCTTGCAACAGGGTACGCAGTGCGCAGTAAACGACGTCGAACTCAAGTCTATGCGCACCACAGCTCCCAAACCGCTGACCGAGGGCGATCTGATCAAGGCGATGAAAAACGTGGCCAAGCTGGTCAACGACCCGCGTCTGAAACAGAAGCTTCGGGACACCACCGGCATCGGCACCGAAGCCACGCGTGCCGGCATCATCAAGGGCTTGATCGATCGCGGTTATTTGCTGAAGAAAAAACGCGCCTTAATGGCCTCCGCCGCGGCCCATACCCTGATTGAGGCGGTACCCGCGGCCATCGCAGATCCGGGCATGACCGCGATTTGGGAGCAGGCTCTGGACGAAATCGAAGCGGGACGTCTGAGCCTGGATGCATTCGTCGCCAAGCAGGCGAGTTGGATTGCGCAATTGGTCGAACACTGCCGAGCGCTCACCTTGGCGTTACCGGTCGAAACCGGACCGGCTTGCCCCATTTGCAACGCCTCTATGCTCAGACGTACGGGAAAATCAGGGGCGTTCTGGTCGTGCCCCCACTACCCCGACTGCAAGGGCACTGTGCCGATCAGCAAAGATATACGGCGCCCATGA